In Helicobacter mastomyrinus, the sequence CGCTATCAGCACCTTTATCCATTAGAAAGAAGCTTGAAGCACTTTTATCCAATCCTAAGGCTAATGCCCAAATGATAGGGTGGCGTCCGCGATTATGAGGTAGGGCGGTGGGGTGATAACCGATGATAGGATAGGAGGTTAAAAACTTTTCTTTAATAAGTGAGCTCCAGCCTAGGCAATATATCACATCAGGAGCACAAGATTCTATAAAATCAAATATATGCGGAGCATTAATATCAGGCGCATAGATATAGGGGATATGATTTTCCTCACATAATGGAGCAAGATTACAAAAATCAGCATTAAACGAGGATTCTGCTTTTGTTGCTACGCCTACGATGTGTATATCAGTAGTAGCTGACATATCAATGAGTGTTTGAAGTGATGTGTGAGAGAATGCTACACAACCAATAAAAAAGATATTCAAGCCCTATCCTTTATTCCTTGCTCTTATGTGTGATTATAGCACAAGGTTTTAAAATTCTATATCGTAAAAGGCTTTTTTCAAGATACCCTCAAGCGGATAGCTTTTAAGAATCTCTATTGTTTTTTCACTCGCACCGCCTTCTCCGTAAGGATTTTTGACATTTTTAAGTATGGCTTTAAAGCTTGGAGAGATGGCGTGTTTGATACAAGAGAGGATTTCATCTGTATCAGGAGCACACGAAAGCACAGAATCTGCCTTAATACGCCCTTTTTGCCTATCTCCTATATCGATTGTAGCGACTTTGAAGCTTGGTGCTTCTCCTAAGCCACTAGAGCTATTACCTATCAGGGCATCAACATAGCGCATTGTACTTAAGTATCGTAATTGCCCCATAGAGGTAAAGGCGATTGAATGCGGATGAGAATGGATAAAATTATCAATCATTTCATTGATGATACGTCCATCTGTATCGGCATTTGATTTAGTGAAGATAAAGCCTACTTGGTGGGTTTGAGCGAATATCTCAAGTGCGTTTAGAAGGGCTTGAAATTGTTCTTGGGAGGAATTATTTTCAAGGGTAACAGGGTGAAAGGTGATGAGAAAATTATAAGTGGCAAATTGAAATTGTAATGATTCCTCTAAAGCGGGTTTATCTAGTAAGTTTAATACCTTAATACTATCAATGCCAAAGCCACCGACATTAAATACTCTATTTGGACTTTCACCAAGTTGAATTACTCGTTTTCTATACGCTTCTGTGGCGACAAAATGCAAATGACTCATTTTAGTAATGCTATGTCTAATGGCTTCATCAATCAATCCTTGTGTCGCCTCTCCGCCGTGCAAGTGAGCCACAGGGATACGGCATATCATCGCACTCGCTACACAGGCAAATATTTCATATCGATCACCAAGCACAACGATAATATCAGGTTTTAATTCTTCATAAGTCTCGCAAATGGAGATTTGGGCTAATCCCATTGACTTACAAATGCCAGTGGGTGTATCTGCGCTAAGGATAATCTCGCATTTTTTATCAATGGGGAGATTAATATCGCGGTAAGTTAAGCCAAATTCTGTGCTTAGGTGCATACCTGTGGCGATAAGCTGGAGTTGTAATTCATTGTCGGCATAAATTTTATGCGCAAGAGGAGCGAGCAGCCCCCATTCTGCGCGTGTGCCTGTGATGATACAAATTTTACGCATATTATTCCTTTGAGGAGAAATATGCGCATTATAGCAAAACTCTCTATGTAGAAGGCAGAGTTGGGGTGTGCGTAGGCGGGAAGACAACTACATCATAACGTTCTTTTGCCTTTTGCGCAAATTTTTGGGGTGCAAAAATATTAAGCATATATAATTTGCCCATTGAGAGAAAGCCTCTAAATCGAGTGTAATCCTGCACAAACATTCTGTGTATGACATAAATGCTTCCATAGACATTAATATTGCCTTTGTATTGTGTGCAATTATAGGTAGGGCTTTTGTGGCAATACTCTGTGGCTTCTGTCTCTGCTTGAATTTCCATACTGATAAATTTATCACTTTTATTGAATATTTTTTTATAAATACCATTGAGCTGGTAGAAGCTCTCTCCGCAAATATCTTTATTACCACACATATCGCCATATACTCTAAAAGTATCGTGTTGCAAAAATGTGGGATTTTCTTTAAGATGTTCGAAAATACCTACTTGTCTTATATAGGCTGTAAAAACTTGATTGAGAGCGTTGATATTGACATTAATAGCACAGAGGATAAGTATAAGCAAAATGCCTGTTTTGAGCTTTTGACTTTTGCAAAGTATATTGAGTAAAAAGACAATCACAATCCCGGCACCCAAAGATTCTAAAATGCTAAATCTATCCTCTGCATTTAGAAATTCATTATACTTATATACAACAACATAGCTAAACATACCACACCATAGGATAAGTAGCCCCAATCCTACGCCCACTATATCGCGCATATAGATTCTATTATGTTTATAAGCATAGTAAAAAGACACAGGAATGAGAAGGAGTAAAAAGAAGCTTATAGCTCCTAAGAGTATATAGCTCATTTCTCCAAAGTGGAGTATAGAAAAAATAGGTGTTTTGATAATAGCTTTAAAGAAGGCGTCTAAATGCACTTCATTGTAGCCCTCATACATACCATAAGGCTTAAAATAGAGTTGTTTTAAAACATAAAATACAATAGGTAAGATAATAAAATCAATATGCTTTATGCTCCATTGGCAGAATGCCTTGAGAGAGATATAAGCGCGACTTACATATATCATATATGCAAGAGGCAGAGCAAAATATACAAGCAAAGAGTTCATAGTAAAAGAGACAAAGAAGCATAATAGGGCAGCTATACGAAGCAAGAAATGGCTATTTCTCATATAAAGGCTTAAGATATAAAACCCTAGCCAAAAGAGTATATAGCATAATGTATAAGGGGAGTTGATAAGAATATTGCGTGAGATAATATTAAAAGGCAAGAGCAAAAAGAGTAGGGTAATAAAGACAAGCTCTATGGGGGTTAGAATTTCTAATCTTTGAGAGATTTTATATACCAATAAGCCACATATAAAAAAGCCCACAAATGTAAAAAAGCGGAAAAGCGGGATACCATAGGGCTGCAAAGAGATAAAAATCCATTCAAAATAGCCATACCATATATTAGCATTTTGCTTAAATTGAAGATTCATCTCAT encodes:
- a CDS encoding formyltransferase family protein — translated: MNIFFIGCVAFSHTSLQTLIDMSATTDIHIVGVATKAESSFNADFCNLAPLCEENHIPYIYAPDINAPHIFDFIESCAPDVIYCLGWSSLIKEKFLTSYPIIGYHPTALPHNRGRHPIIWALALGLDKSASSFFLMDKGADSGDIISQVPFDIAFTDNAASVCEKVEKIAQQQIYDFTTKILALKAKNIVGGGAIHISLHHFLNGNPSRAYLCQSLAKARYA
- the neuC gene encoding UDP-N-acetylglucosamine 2-epimerase, whose protein sequence is MRKICIITGTRAEWGLLAPLAHKIYADNELQLQLIATGMHLSTEFGLTYRDINLPIDKKCEIILSADTPTGICKSMGLAQISICETYEELKPDIIVVLGDRYEIFACVASAMICRIPVAHLHGGEATQGLIDEAIRHSITKMSHLHFVATEAYRKRVIQLGESPNRVFNVGGFGIDSIKVLNLLDKPALEESLQFQFATYNFLITFHPVTLENNSSQEQFQALLNALEIFAQTHQVGFIFTKSNADTDGRIINEMIDNFIHSHPHSIAFTSMGQLRYLSTMRYVDALIGNSSSGLGEAPSFKVATIDIGDRQKGRIKADSVLSCAPDTDEILSCIKHAISPSFKAILKNVKNPYGEGGASEKTIEILKSYPLEGILKKAFYDIEF